From the genome of Malus domestica chromosome 04, GDT2T_hap1, one region includes:
- the LOC103408600 gene encoding shikimate O-hydroxycinnamoyltransferase-like, protein MARGNLDDLTNIPPYIDRTLLRAQDLPQPNVEYQPFATLKKPLCSTKDGGVESTTVSMFRLTRDQLNILKAKSKEDGNMINYSTYEILASHVWKCASKARELPVPTYMLLLRDVPDCNPHSHLVSLVMWLSQVPLFPRSAIDFLELQPDLSALVVGADSLRSPNLGITSWVRLPSYDADFGWGRPIFVGPCGIPFEGKAFVLGSATNDGSLSVAIRLQSEHMKSFSKLFYDIKTSKL, encoded by the exons ATGGCTCGTGGTAATCTTGATGACCTTACAAATATTCCACCATACATAGACAGGACATTACTTCGTGCCCAAGACCTGCCTCAGCCTAACGTTGAGTACCAACCTTTTGCAACCCTAAAAAAACCTCTCTGCAGCACAAAAGACGGTGGTGTTGAGAGCACAACAGTCTCAATGTTCAGATTGACGAGGGACCAACTCAATATCTTGAAAGCCAAGTCTAAGGAAGATGGGAACATGATCAACTATAGCACATATGAGATATTAGCAAGTCATGTTTGGaaatgtgcatccaaggcacgTGAACTTCCCGTACCAACCTACATGTTGTTGTTGAGGGACGTTCCCGACTGCAACCCCCACTCCCACTTGGTTTCTTTGGTAATGTGGTTGTCACAGGTACCATTATTTCCACG aTCAGCAATTGACTTCCTTGAGCTTCAGCCTGATCTTTCAGCCCTTGTTGTCGGGGCTGATTCTCTTAGGTCTCCTAATCTTGGAATAACTAGTTGGGTTAGGTTGCCATCTTACGACGCTGATTTCGGATGGGGTCGACCTATTTTTGTGGGACCTTGTGGAATTCCATTTGAGGGGAAGGCTTTCGTATTAGGAAGTGCAACTAATGATGGGAGTTTATCAGTCGCCATTCGTCTGCAATCCGAGCATATGAAATCATTTTCAAAATTGTTCTATGACATAAAAACAAGCAAATTATAA
- the LOC103414833 gene encoding uncharacterized protein, producing MEEDDDDDLRRHIASHSRRVMKVVGQIAKPRRAANFIRKRGKQGKDLLEYYFIPNNVFPDRAFRRRFRMQQSLFDKIMSAICNHDPYFVQKEDIFHVLGLLPKQKITTALRMLAYIAPANQVDEIARMGKTTILESLMRFSSAIEALYTNEYIRKPTPRDMRMLLRKDEI from the coding sequence ATGGAGGAGGATGACGATGATGACCTTAGAAGGCATAtagcctcacattcccgccgAGTCATGAAAGTTGTGGGTCAGATAGCCAAACCCAGACGTGCTGCAAACTTCATTAGAAAAAGGGGAAAACAAGGTAAAGATCTCTTGGAATACTATTTTATTCCCAACAACGTATTCCCTGATCGTGCttttagacgtcgttttagaatgcaacaaagtttgtttgacaaaatcatgagtgctatttgcaaccatgatccatactttgtgcaaaaagaggatatttttcatgttctaggtcttcTTCCTAAGCAAAAAATTACGACTGCTttgcgaatgcttgcatatATAGCACCTGCAAATCAAGTTGATGAGATCGCGAGAATGGGAAAAACAACTATTTTGGAGTCCCTGATGCGGTTTTCCTCTGCAATTGAAGCCCTCTACACCAATGAGTACATTCGGAAACCCACGCCAAGGGACATGCGAATGCTTCTGAGGAAGGATGAGATCTGA
- the LOC103414834 gene encoding uncharacterized acetyltransferase At3g50280-like: MGHVRYISTTTVQPTLQNESTQRIELTPWDLQFILFGYSQKGLLFHKPKPSTYDKYPNKSLIQHLQTSLSLTLDIFYPLAGRLAITENEDDNTTSFSVDCNGAGAQFVHAVADGVTVADILDPVLVPSDIVHSFFFFNGVLNYEGVSEPLLAVQVTELFDGIFIGCTTNHSVVDGSTFWRFFNTLSEISRRTETSTENCRKISQPPPIFSREFFDGGIIDFPVRIANFHNQVPKNRSPALSAPLHQRIFNFSKEKIAQLKAKANAEMGTTKISSLQALLAHLWLSIIRNKHINPDQESKYTLLVGLRQRFQLPLPEEYLGNVVQFGTVTSTVSDLLEHGLGWTACEINKMIASKTKDEVRKYLEEWIESPQLIQLNNLASDYSFGTGSSPRFNMYGNDFGWGRPLAVRSGAANKSVGKLTVAPGAEDGSIEFEACLSPQTLQALDEDAEFIASLSK; this comes from the coding sequence ATGGGGCACGTTCGCTACATCTCCACAACCACTGTTCAACCCACACTCCAGAACGAGTCCACTCAGAGAATCGAGTTAACTCCATGGGATTTGCAGTTCATCCTATTCGGCTACAGCCAAAAGGGCCTTCTCTTCCACAAACCAAAACCCAGTACTTATGACAAGTACCCAAACAAAAGCTTGATCCAACACCTACAAACCTCCCTCTCACTCACGTTGGATATCTTCTATCCCCTTGCTGGCCGTCTTGCCATCACcgaaaacgaagacgacaacaCTACCTCCTTCTCCGTCGATTGTAATGGCGCTGGAGCTCAATTTGTCCATGCAGTTGCTGATGGTGTCACGGTTGCCGATATTCTCGACCCGGTTTTGGTTCCCAGTGACATTGTTcactcattctttttttttaatggagtTTTGAACTATGAAGGCGTGTCGGAACCCTTGCTTGCTGTGCAAGTAACCGAGCTGTTTGATGGCATTTTCATCGGTTGCACCACGAACCACTCTGTCGTTGatgggtcaacattttggcgtTTCTTCAATACTTTGTCGGAAATCTCTCGGCGTACAGAAACTAGTACTGAAAATTGTCGTAAAATTTCGCAGCCACCTCCCATTTTTAGCCGTGAGTTTTTTGACGGCGGAATCATTGATTTCCCGGTTCGAATTGCAAACTTTCACAATCAAGTCCCAAAAAATAGGTCTCCCGCACTATCCGCCCCCCTTCATCAAagaatatttaatttttccaaaGAAAAAATTGCTCAACTCAAAGCCAAAGCCAATGCCGAGATGGGCACCACCAAGATCTCATCCCTTCAAGCACTACTGGCTCATCTTTGGTTATCCATTATCCGCAACAAACATATCAATCCCGACCAAGAGAGCAAGTATACCTTACTAGTAGGCTTAAGACAAAGATTCCAACTGCCGTTACCTGAAGAATACCTCGGAAATGTGGTTCAATTTGGCACGGTGACATCCACTGTGAGCGATCTGCTCGAGCACGGACTAGGCTGGACGGCTTGCGAGATAAACAAGATGATTGCTTCCAAGACGAAAGACGAGGTGAGAAagtatttggaggaatggatagAGAGTCCACAACTTATCCAACTGAATAATTTGGCAAGTGATTACTCATTTGGGACGGGAAGCTCACCACGGTTCAATATGTACGGTAATGACTTTGGTTGGGGAAGGCCGCTGGCAGTTAGAAGTGGCGCAGCCAACAAGTCCGTGGGAAAGTTGACTGTAGCTCCTGGGGCTGAAGATGGAAGTATTGAGTTTGAAGCTTGTTTGTCACCTCAGACACTGCAAGCTTTGGACGAGGACGCAGAGTTCATTGCCAGTTTGTCCAAATGA
- the LOC103434060 gene encoding shikimate O-hydroxycinnamoyltransferase-like yields MAEKVMKVSVRDSTMVKPVEEMPPRALWLSNLDLVRRVNHMPSVYFYRPDQNCRSNFFDPAVLKHALSKALVLFYPLAGRLKQNGGRLEIDCNAEGVLFVVAETTSVDLDYLGDFAPTDEFSNLIPSVDSSVGLSSYPLLVLQVTYFKCGGVAVGVGMSHCVADGVSGFHFINTWSEMARGNLDDLTNIPPYIDRALLRAQDPPQPNVEYQTFATPKKPLCSTKDRGVESTTVSMFRLTRDQLSILKAKSREDGNTVNYSTFEILAGHVWKCASKARELPGYQKTNLYGVVEGRSRLQPPLPLGFFGNVIVNATIISTVGDLQSKPTWYASSCIRNAISQINDNYFRSAIDFLELQPDLSDLVVGADSRRSPNLGINSWARLPSYDADFGWGRPIFVGPCGIPFEGTAFVLGSATNDGSLSIVIRLQSKHMKSFSKLFYDI; encoded by the exons ATGGCGGAGAAGGTCATGAAGGTGAGCGTGAGGGATTCAACGATGGTGAAGCCGGTGGAGGAGATGCCTCCGAGAGCATTGTGGTTGTCCAACTTGGACCTGGTGCGTCGTGTCAATCACATGCCGAGCGTCTACTTCTACAGGCCTGATCAAAACTGTAGGTCAAACTTCTTCGACCCGGCGGTGCTAAAGCACGCGCTATCCAAGGCCCTCGTGCTCTTTTACCCCTTGGCTGGCCGTCTCAAGCAAAACGGGGGCCGTTTGGAGATCGATTGCAATGCGGAGGGCGTGCTGTTTGTTGTGGCGGAGACCACCTCTGTTGACCTTGATTACTTAGGCGACTTTGCACCCACTGACGAGTTCAGCAACCTCATTCCCTCTGTTGATAGTTCCGTTGGCCTTTCCTCTTATCCCCTCCTGGTGTTGCAG GTCACATACTTCAAATGCGGAGGAGTGGCAGTTGGTGTTGGTATGTCACATTGCGTAGCTGATGGAGTTTCTGGTTTCCACTTTATAAATACATGGTCGGAAATGGCTCGCGGTAATCTTGATGACCTTACAAATATTCCGCCATACATAGACAGGGCATTACTTCGTGCCCAAGACCCGCCTCAGCCTAACGTTGAGTACCAAACTTTTGCAACCCCGAAAAAACCTCTCTGCAGCACAAAAGACCGTGGTGTTGAGAGCACAACAGTCTCAATGTTCAGATTGACGAGGGACCAACTCAGTATCTTGAAAGCCAAGTCTAGGGAAGATGGGAACACGGTCAACTATAGCACATTTGAGATATTAGCAGGTCATGTTTGGaaatgtgcatccaaggcacgTGAACTTCCCGGTTATCAAAAGACCAACCTATATGGTGTTGTTGAGGGACGTTCCCGACTGCAACCCCCACTCCCACTTGGTTTCTTTGGCAATGTGATTGTCAATGCTACCATTATTTCCACGGTGGGGGATCTCCAATCAAAACCAACATGGTATGCTTCAAGTTGTATTCGCAATGCTATATCGCAGATTAACGACAATTATTTTAGATCAGCAATTGACTTCCTTGAGCTTCAGCCTGATCTTTCAGACCTTGTTGTCGGGGCTGATTCTCGTAGGTCCCCTAATCTTGGAATAAATAGTTGGGCTAGGTTGCCATCTTACGACGCTGATTTCGGATGGGGTCGACCTATTTTTGTGGGACCTTGTGGAATTCCATTTGAGGGGACGGCTTTCGTATTAGGAAGTGCAACTAATGATGGGAGTTTATCAATCGTCATTCGTCTGCAATCCAAGCATATGAAATCATTTTCAAAGTTGTTCTATGACATAtaa